The following proteins come from a genomic window of Candidatus Dadabacteria bacterium:
- a CDS encoding tetratricopeptide repeat protein has translation MERALELGPRLPIASTLHHLIGQASREMVSPDSARNRERRAGGGGSGDASIVFFRAEDLRERKLYEESLKWYRDAVNADPAFALAYAGMGDSLYQLGSNAEAISSMERALELGPRLPIVPTLHYMTGEALSELGRHQEAEQHYESALRAWPNFKEALNSLARLLLDQEHYEDALERYRALERIEPENADIHLQIGVALFKAGRVEEALGSFEHALSLNPTLEPALNYREQARRSMMKQSEGVQ, from the coding sequence ATGGAGCGCGCCCTTGAGCTTGGGCCCCGTCTTCCGATAGCTTCCACCCTGCATCACCTCATTGGTCAGGCGTCACGGGAAATGGTTTCGCCTGATTCCGCACGAAACCGTGAAAGGCGCGCGGGGGGAGGAGGTTCGGGTGACGCGAGCATTGTTTTTTTCCGGGCGGAGGATCTGCGGGAGCGCAAGCTTTACGAGGAATCGCTCAAGTGGTACCGGGACGCGGTCAACGCGGATCCGGCTTTCGCGCTGGCCTACGCGGGCATGGGAGATTCTCTCTACCAGCTGGGAAGCAACGCGGAGGCGATTTCAAGCATGGAGCGCGCCCTTGAGCTTGGGCCCCGTCTTCCGATAGTCCCAACCCTGCATTACATGACAGGCGAGGCGCTGAGCGAACTGGGCCGTCACCAAGAGGCCGAACAGCATTATGAAAGTGCCTTGCGGGCATGGCCGAATTTCAAAGAGGCCTTAAACAGTCTAGCAAGGCTGCTTCTGGACCAGGAACATTATGAGGACGCGCTTGAGCGTTACAGGGCACTTGAGCGGATTGAACCAGAGAACGCGGACATACATTTGCAAATAGGCGTCGCGCTCTTTAAGGCCGGCAGGGTAGAAGAAGCCCTTGGGAGCTTCGAGCATGCCCTTTCCCTGAACCCCACTCTGGAGCCGGCGCTAAACTACAGGGAGCAGGCGCGGAGAAGCATGATGAAACAGTCTGAAGGGGTGCAATAA